Proteins encoded within one genomic window of Onychostoma macrolepis isolate SWU-2019 chromosome 11, ASM1243209v1, whole genome shotgun sequence:
- the LOC131549460 gene encoding transcription factor HES-2-like → MAPVSQYQGRESISCPENHKFRKILVEKTRRDRISSSIEHLRELFHKTTPMPERQFVRLDKADILEMTVDFLKQRANSSYARGFSQCLQETLRHVSLHAHLTPDDREAIKRFYVMQRTNQMHLMASTARGLVHRSPKQSSSRVPLWRPWKNN, encoded by the exons ATGGCACCGGTCAGTCAATACCAAGGCCGTGAGAGCATATCTTGTCCTGAGAACCACAAA TTTCGAAAGATTCTTGTGGAAAAAACGCGGAGAGACAGAATCAGCAGCAGTATCGAACATCTGAGAGAGTTATTTCACAAAACTACACCAATGCCCGAGCGGCAGTTTGTTAGACTTGACAAAGCCGATATTCTGGAAATGACCgttgattttttaaaacaacGCGCCAATTCCAGCTACGCGCGCGGATTCTCGCAGTGCTTACAGGAGACGCTGCGTCACGTGTCTCTGCACGCACACCTGACGCCCGACGACAGAGAGGCGATCAAACGATTCTACGTGATGCAAAGGACCAATCAGATGCACTTAATGGCCTCCACAGCGCGTGGATTGGTGCACAGATCACCAAAACAATCATCGTCAAGAGTGCCATTATGGAGACCTTGGAAGAACAATTAA
- the LOC131549615 gene encoding transcription factor HES-5-like, translating to MTPTIISKELLPLNNKLKKPVVEKMHRDCIDSSIEQLKCLLAPDFLKEQPDFKLEKADILEMTLNFMQHHSSSSHAVN from the exons ATGACACCTACAATCATCTCAAAGGAGCTTCTCCCTCTCAACAACAAG CTAAAAAAGCCAGTGGTGGAGAAGATGCACAGAGATTGTATCGACAGCAGCATCGAGCAGCTCAAGTGTCTTCTGGCTCCAGATTTCCTCAAGGAGCAGCCTGATTTCAAGCTGGAGAAAGCAGATATCCTGGAGATGACGCTCAACTTCATGCAACACCACAGTTCCAGTTCACATGCAGTCAATTAA